ACCTTGTTTTCAACAATATATCAAGTCTGTATCCCACATCTTGTTTAACTTCTTTATAAACAAGTGGCATTGGCACTTGTGTTTTTACATCAAAACCTAATTCTCTTAAATCATAAGCCAAAGCCGCTTCATAAA
This Williamwhitmania sp. DNA region includes the following protein-coding sequences:
- a CDS encoding GxxExxY protein, whose translation is MSYKIIGAAMELHRALGPGLLESVYEAALAYDLRELGFDVKTQVPMPLVYKEVKQDVGYRLDILLKTR